One Belonocnema kinseyi isolate 2016_QV_RU_SX_M_011 chromosome 6, B_treatae_v1, whole genome shotgun sequence genomic region harbors:
- the LOC117174079 gene encoding ubiquitin domain-containing protein 1 isoform X5: MGGCIGITRGRNASVDDTSANSTRTNSGNSRKNHSLCHEVIRWKSDVPLTEGQLRSKRDEFWDTAPAFDGRKEIWDALRAGATAAEAQDYQLAQAILDGANISVPNGFLTECYDELGTRYQVPIYCLSYPINIVKEDSGRDSPADCSEPIDGGTEMTLKLRLSTTLGDVKLPVYSKDTIGVAKKKLQVYRIHLLRANSVEN; this comes from the exons ATGGGAGGCTGTATAGGCATCACGAGAGGCAGAAATGCCTCTGTTGACGACACGTCTGCTAATTCCACAAGGACAAATTCAG GCAATTCAAGAAAGAATCACTCCTTGTGTCATGAAGTAATAAGATGGAAGTCAGATGTACCTTTAACAGAAGGTCAATTAAGaagtaaaagagatgaattttgggaCACTGCACCGGCATTTGACGGCCGAAAAGAGATATGGGATGCACTGAGGGCCGGAGCTACGGCAGCTGAAGCTCAAGATTATCAATTAGCGCAGGCCATTCTGGACGGAGCTAATATTTCTGTGCCTAATGGATTTTTGACTGAGTGCTATGATGAGTTGGGAACACGGTACCAAGTTCCCATTTATTGCTTGTCGTATCCAATCAATATTGTCAAAGAAGACAGTGGAAGAGACTCTCCAGCTGATTGTTCAG AACCTATCGATGGGGGCACTGAAATGACACTAAAACTTAGACTGTCGACTACGTTAGGCGACGTTAAACTGCCTGTTTATAGTAAGGACACTATTGGCGTGGCGAAGAAAAAATTACAG
- the LOC117174079 gene encoding ubiquitin domain-containing protein 1 isoform X4 has protein sequence MGGCIGITRGRNASVDDTSANSTRTNSGNSRKNHSLCHEVIRWKSDVPLTEGQLRSKRDEFWDTAPAFDGRKEIWDALRAGATAAEAQDYQLAQAILDGANISVPNGFLTECYDELGTRYQVPIYCLSYPINIVKEDSGRDSPADCSEPIDGGTEMTLKLRLSTTLGDVKLPVYSKDTIGVAKKKLQLHKILLPKQLEGLVK, from the exons ATGGGAGGCTGTATAGGCATCACGAGAGGCAGAAATGCCTCTGTTGACGACACGTCTGCTAATTCCACAAGGACAAATTCAG GCAATTCAAGAAAGAATCACTCCTTGTGTCATGAAGTAATAAGATGGAAGTCAGATGTACCTTTAACAGAAGGTCAATTAAGaagtaaaagagatgaattttgggaCACTGCACCGGCATTTGACGGCCGAAAAGAGATATGGGATGCACTGAGGGCCGGAGCTACGGCAGCTGAAGCTCAAGATTATCAATTAGCGCAGGCCATTCTGGACGGAGCTAATATTTCTGTGCCTAATGGATTTTTGACTGAGTGCTATGATGAGTTGGGAACACGGTACCAAGTTCCCATTTATTGCTTGTCGTATCCAATCAATATTGTCAAAGAAGACAGTGGAAGAGACTCTCCAGCTGATTGTTCAG AACCTATCGATGGGGGCACTGAAATGACACTAAAACTTAGACTGTCGACTACGTTAGGCGACGTTAAACTGCCTGTTTATAGTAAGGACACTATTGGCGTGGCGAAGAAAAAATTACAG
- the LOC117174079 gene encoding ubiquitin domain-containing protein 1 isoform X6 — MGGCIGITRGRNASVDDTSANSTRTNSGNSRKNHSLCHEVIRWKSDVPLTEGQLRSKRDEFWDTAPAFDGRKEIWDALRAGATAAEAQDYQLAQAILDGANISVPNGFLTECYDELGTRYQVPIYCLSYPINIVKEDSGRDSPADCSEPIDGGTEMTLKLRLSTTLGDVKLPVYSKDTIGVAKKKLQFCLPAGAGVSVFG, encoded by the exons ATGGGAGGCTGTATAGGCATCACGAGAGGCAGAAATGCCTCTGTTGACGACACGTCTGCTAATTCCACAAGGACAAATTCAG GCAATTCAAGAAAGAATCACTCCTTGTGTCATGAAGTAATAAGATGGAAGTCAGATGTACCTTTAACAGAAGGTCAATTAAGaagtaaaagagatgaattttgggaCACTGCACCGGCATTTGACGGCCGAAAAGAGATATGGGATGCACTGAGGGCCGGAGCTACGGCAGCTGAAGCTCAAGATTATCAATTAGCGCAGGCCATTCTGGACGGAGCTAATATTTCTGTGCCTAATGGATTTTTGACTGAGTGCTATGATGAGTTGGGAACACGGTACCAAGTTCCCATTTATTGCTTGTCGTATCCAATCAATATTGTCAAAGAAGACAGTGGAAGAGACTCTCCAGCTGATTGTTCAG AACCTATCGATGGGGGCACTGAAATGACACTAAAACTTAGACTGTCGACTACGTTAGGCGACGTTAAACTGCCTGTTTATAGTAAGGACACTATTGGCGTGGCGAAGAAAAAATTACAG